The Flavobacterium jumunjinense genome includes a region encoding these proteins:
- a CDS encoding GNAT family N-acetyltransferase has protein sequence MNLTLETKRLLLRPLELSDDEDMFQLDNNPNVHEYLGKNPVQSIEESRVYIKNINEQYLKNNIGRFAVVLKETGDFLGWCGLKFITEEENNHINFYEIGYRFKEEFWGQGFAYESANAWLEYAFNTLKVSTLYASAHINNKGSRKVLEKIGLQLQNEYLWNNEIPCVWYELKKEVEK, from the coding sequence ATGAACCTTACTTTAGAAACAAAACGACTTCTTCTTAGACCTTTAGAACTTTCTGATGATGAAGATATGTTTCAACTTGACAACAACCCAAATGTTCATGAATATTTAGGAAAAAACCCAGTCCAGTCAATTGAAGAAAGCCGAGTTTATATTAAAAACATCAATGAACAATATTTAAAAAATAACATTGGTCGCTTTGCAGTAGTATTAAAAGAAACTGGTGATTTTTTAGGTTGGTGTGGATTAAAATTCATTACAGAAGAAGAAAACAATCATATTAATTTTTATGAAATTGGTTACCGTTTTAAAGAAGAGTTTTGGGGTCAAGGTTTTGCATACGAATCGGCAAATGCATGGTTAGAATATGCTTTTAATACATTAAAAGTATCTACTCTTTATGCTTCTGCACATATCAACAATAAAGGTTCTCGAAAAGTTTTAGAAAAAATAGGGCTTCAATTACAAAATGAATACTTATGGAATAATGAAATTCCATGTGTCTGGTATGAATTAAAAAAAGAAGTAGAGAAATAA
- a CDS encoding TrmH family RNA methyltransferase, protein MKQITSIQNPFIKSLVQLQEKAKIRKQTGTFLIEGKREIELAIKGGYEIATLLFYPELVTKLELPIYTTTNTEKIEISKDVFQKLAYRDTTEGVLAIAKTKSLQLSDLNLSKNPLILVAEAPEKPGNVGALLRTADAANIDAVIIANPKSDMYNPNIVRSSVGCLFTRQIATATSEEAIAYLQENKIAIYAATLQDSTSYHTQNYTTPTAMIVGTEATGLSEIWRKESKQNIIIPMQGEIDSMNVSVAAAILLFEAKRQRGF, encoded by the coding sequence ATGAAACAAATAACTTCAATACAAAATCCATTTATTAAATCACTTGTTCAATTACAAGAAAAAGCAAAGATTCGAAAACAAACGGGCACTTTTTTAATAGAAGGCAAGCGAGAAATTGAATTAGCGATTAAAGGAGGTTATGAAATAGCTACTCTCCTATTTTATCCAGAATTAGTTACAAAATTGGAGTTACCTATTTATACTACAACAAATACAGAGAAAATAGAAATTTCAAAAGATGTTTTTCAAAAATTAGCTTACAGAGATACTACAGAAGGTGTTTTGGCCATTGCAAAAACAAAATCTTTACAATTATCTGATTTAAATTTATCTAAAAACCCTTTAATTCTTGTTGCTGAAGCTCCAGAAAAACCTGGAAACGTTGGAGCACTACTTCGAACTGCAGATGCCGCAAATATAGATGCAGTAATCATAGCTAATCCTAAAAGTGACATGTATAATCCCAATATTGTTCGCTCTAGTGTAGGCTGTTTATTTACAAGACAAATTGCAACCGCTACATCAGAAGAAGCAATAGCATATCTGCAAGAAAACAAGATCGCAATTTATGCTGCAACACTTCAAGACTCAACTTCATATCACACGCAAAATTATACTACTCCAACTGCTATGATTGTAGGAACTGAAGCAACTGGTTTATCTGAAATTTGGAGAAAAGAGAGCAAACAAAACATTATCATACCAATGCAAGGCGAAATTGATTCTATGAATGTTTCTGTAGCTGCAGCAATACTTTTGTTTGAAGCAAAAAGACAAAGAGGCTTCTAA
- a CDS encoding amidohydrolase family protein, with protein MKKYIVTLLISCVAFSQQTPASKQKESILITGGKAHIGNGKTIENSIISIVDGKIASITDGTVAKVSKHDITIDATGKDIYPGIIAPNATLGLVEIDAVKASNDENEMGQMNPHIRSIIAYNTESGLVEAARPSGVLLAQIAPRGGRISGTSSVVQLDAWNWEDAVIKENDGIHLNWPRSYSRSGWWAEPGGIEPNKKYDDQIREIQDFLNDANAYLGSNTTTRDIPYEAMKGLATGEKQLFIHVDGEKEIVDAILFKKKNNIQKMTLVGGYYAYKNISLLKDNNVSVLLRRVHDLPLLEDEDVNLPYKNAKLLSDAGILVGLQNAGDMERMQIRNLPFYAGTCVAWGMNKEDALKLITSNTAKIIGIDGNYGTLETGKSATLFISKGDALDMRTNNVTEAFIDGRKISLESHQTELYDRYSEKFKAKK; from the coding sequence ATGAAAAAATATATAGTCACATTATTAATTAGTTGTGTTGCCTTTAGCCAGCAAACTCCTGCTTCAAAACAGAAGGAAAGTATTTTAATTACTGGAGGAAAAGCACACATTGGTAATGGAAAAACAATCGAAAATAGCATAATTTCTATTGTAGATGGGAAAATTGCTTCAATTACTGATGGCACAGTAGCAAAAGTTAGTAAACACGATATTACAATCGATGCCACTGGAAAAGATATTTATCCTGGAATTATTGCTCCTAATGCAACACTGGGTCTAGTAGAAATTGATGCCGTTAAAGCTTCTAATGACGAAAACGAAATGGGACAAATGAACCCTCATATTAGAAGTATCATTGCCTATAATACAGAATCAGGATTAGTTGAAGCAGCACGCCCGAGTGGTGTTTTATTAGCACAAATTGCTCCTAGAGGAGGAAGGATTTCAGGTACTTCATCTGTTGTGCAATTAGACGCTTGGAATTGGGAAGATGCAGTAATTAAAGAAAATGATGGTATTCATCTAAACTGGCCAAGAAGTTATTCACGTTCTGGATGGTGGGCAGAACCAGGAGGAATTGAGCCAAATAAAAAATACGATGACCAAATTAGAGAAATTCAAGATTTTCTTAATGATGCGAATGCCTATCTAGGCTCTAATACTACAACTAGAGATATTCCTTACGAAGCTATGAAAGGTTTAGCTACTGGTGAAAAACAACTTTTTATACATGTAGATGGTGAAAAGGAAATTGTTGATGCTATTCTTTTTAAAAAGAAAAATAATATTCAAAAAATGACACTTGTTGGTGGTTATTATGCTTACAAAAACATCAGTCTTTTAAAGGATAATAATGTTTCTGTATTATTAAGAAGAGTACATGATTTACCTTTGTTAGAGGATGAAGATGTAAACTTACCTTATAAAAATGCAAAACTACTTTCAGACGCTGGAATTCTTGTAGGATTACAAAATGCTGGTGACATGGAACGCATGCAAATTAGAAACCTACCTTTTTATGCGGGTACTTGTGTTGCTTGGGGAATGAACAAAGAAGATGCTTTAAAACTTATCACCTCTAATACAGCAAAAATTATAGGTATAGATGGGAATTATGGTACATTGGAAACTGGTAAAAGTGCTACTCTGTTTATTTCTAAAGGAGACGCTTTAGACATGAGAACAAACAATGTAACAGAAGCTTTCATAGATGGTCGTAAAATTAGTTTAGAAAGTCATCAAACAGAGCTTTATGATAGGTATTCAGAAAAGTTTAAAGCTAAGAAATAA
- a CDS encoding DUF6923 family protein, whose translation MKKTTIYLNKIWLIGLFILINSNILAQNNPFNCDYNAYLFQYNDVYSIDLASGNSYLVATDVTPGNINAAAYNPADGYIWGYLNSPDKTIVRIGQDFATTTYYIPELTSGNKYVGDIDSNGIYFLKAGGATYYKVDLNPSSPNYGLYISTESLSQGISVHDWAFNANDGYLYTVEQNSNILYRIDSSNGSVIPLGEVPILSGLSYTYGAVYFDASGNFYVSANQTGTIYMIKNVQNLTGSNGMTSNLFAFGPSSSSNDGARCPTAPVPQEDCVNGIDDDGDGLVDCDDPSCSGYASCPVIQAPVSGGNNGGLESNNRLAEQINKRNFNRTRNNYKFNSEKARKVTRTASYGNKNPNNFQLADFIPLGTIFEDEVIESTPTDLLAITNATAVYSVDYIKNNKSIASILALKTDEGVYEHTKYICDRLLGAQLLSVSTIEINGQTFIKSIIKNTDGSMEFVLSFSAKVVNNETNFAIESHWNLDSYEDNVTFYNFQIWTNSLDDLYGLGGEVLNLVNTQKTISDFNNSLPPTVYVRKGKYNNGSLDLQVVNTNRTQNVTFDAGLRVTETSASSTLTSQINLAGNYITNLQLATGNLFDVGFRLGDGVAIPDDLFMSDGPWGVDDAGTNTTVMNYAILPNSTLFDIDEFPIERNVVLSANTSDYIAVYRALTPRFKAVDLSEYQSFKLKAKGTGTLEIRFVKESITNWEEQYETSIVLTSTLKDYAIPFSAFTTTDGSELILDDVKTIVFTMKSENGTVVTKEMTLEAIRFSKDFIETFDSSDLETISVQPNPMLTNTSLHFITLQEESVVLYVYNQLGEIVEQINFDAVNGRNEIMMNRGKLSTGLYFCKIVSPNHDYKAIKLLVK comes from the coding sequence ATGAAGAAAACTACTATCTACTTAAATAAAATATGGTTAATCGGTCTTTTTATATTGATTAATTCTAATATATTAGCACAGAACAATCCTTTTAATTGTGATTATAATGCCTATCTTTTTCAATACAATGATGTTTATTCCATAGATTTAGCATCTGGAAACTCCTATCTTGTAGCTACAGATGTAACTCCTGGTAATATCAATGCTGCAGCATATAACCCTGCAGATGGATATATTTGGGGGTATTTAAATTCGCCCGATAAAACCATTGTTCGCATCGGACAAGACTTTGCTACTACAACTTATTATATTCCCGAATTAACAAGTGGAAATAAATATGTAGGCGATATTGATAGTAATGGAATATATTTTTTAAAAGCTGGTGGAGCTACTTATTATAAGGTGGATTTAAATCCTTCGTCACCAAATTATGGACTTTATATTTCTACTGAAAGTTTATCCCAAGGTATTTCTGTTCATGATTGGGCATTTAATGCTAACGATGGTTATTTGTACACTGTTGAACAAAATTCTAACATTTTATACAGAATTGACTCGTCTAATGGGAGTGTAATTCCGTTAGGGGAAGTGCCAATTTTGAGTGGTTTAAGTTATACTTATGGAGCGGTTTATTTTGATGCATCAGGAAATTTTTATGTATCAGCTAATCAAACGGGAACTATATATATGATTAAAAATGTTCAAAATTTGACTGGTTCTAATGGAATGACTTCAAATCTTTTTGCTTTTGGTCCTTCTAGTTCAAGTAATGATGGAGCGCGTTGTCCAACTGCTCCAGTTCCTCAGGAAGATTGTGTAAATGGTATTGATGATGATGGTGATGGATTAGTAGATTGTGATGACCCTTCTTGTTCTGGTTATGCTTCATGTCCTGTAATTCAAGCTCCTGTTTCTGGAGGTAATAACGGTGGTTTAGAAAGTAATAATAGATTGGCTGAACAAATTAATAAACGTAATTTTAATAGAACAAGAAATAATTATAAATTCAATAGTGAGAAAGCAAGAAAAGTAACTAGAACAGCTAGTTACGGCAATAAAAATCCAAATAATTTTCAATTAGCAGATTTCATTCCGTTAGGAACAATATTTGAAGATGAAGTAATTGAATCTACTCCTACAGATTTATTAGCTATTACGAATGCAACAGCTGTTTATTCTGTAGATTATATAAAAAATAATAAGTCGATAGCTTCAATTTTAGCACTAAAAACGGATGAAGGAGTTTATGAACATACAAAATACATTTGCGATAGATTATTAGGAGCACAATTATTATCGGTTTCAACAATCGAAATTAATGGACAAACGTTTATTAAATCGATAATTAAAAATACAGACGGTTCAATGGAGTTTGTATTAAGCTTTTCTGCAAAAGTAGTTAATAATGAAACTAATTTCGCAATAGAAAGTCATTGGAATTTAGATTCTTATGAAGATAATGTTACTTTTTATAATTTCCAAATATGGACAAACTCTCTAGATGATTTATATGGATTAGGAGGAGAGGTTTTAAATTTAGTTAATACACAGAAAACAATTTCAGATTTTAATAATTCATTGCCTCCAACTGTATATGTTAGAAAAGGAAAGTATAATAATGGTAGTTTAGATTTGCAAGTTGTTAATACGAATCGTACACAAAATGTAACTTTTGACGCAGGGTTAAGAGTAACTGAAACAAGTGCAAGTAGTACATTAACCTCTCAAATTAACCTTGCAGGAAATTATATAACGAATTTGCAATTAGCTACAGGAAATCTTTTTGATGTAGGATTTAGACTTGGTGATGGTGTTGCAATTCCAGACGATTTGTTTATGTCTGATGGGCCTTGGGGCGTAGATGATGCAGGAACAAACACAACAGTTATGAATTATGCTATTTTACCAAATTCAACTCTTTTTGATATTGATGAATTTCCAATTGAAAGAAATGTTGTTTTAAGCGCAAACACTTCAGATTATATAGCTGTTTATAGAGCACTTACACCTAGATTTAAAGCAGTAGATTTATCAGAATATCAAAGTTTTAAATTAAAAGCTAAGGGAACTGGAACTTTGGAAATTAGATTTGTGAAAGAAAGTATTACTAATTGGGAAGAACAGTATGAAACATCAATTGTTTTAACAAGTACTCTTAAAGACTATGCCATTCCTTTTTCTGCTTTTACAACGACAGATGGTTCAGAATTAATTTTAGATGATGTTAAAACAATTGTATTTACTATGAAATCTGAAAATGGAACAGTAGTAACTAAAGAAATGACACTTGAAGCAATTCGTTTTTCGAAAGATTTTATAGAAACGTTTGATAGCTCAGATTTAGAAACTATTTCAGTACAACCAAACCCTATGTTAACAAATACAAGTTTACATTTTATAACATTACAAGAAGAGTCGGTTGTATTATATGTTTATAACCAATTGGGAGAAATTGTTGAACAAATAAATTTTGATGCTGTGAATGGTAGAAATGAAATAATGATGAATAGAGGAAAACTAAGTACAGGATTGTATTTCTGTAAAATAGTGAGTCCAAATCATGACTATAAAGCAATTAAGCTTTTAGTGAAATAA
- a CDS encoding amidohydrolase family protein produces MRIYTLLIVFCISFLSNAQDYFPKNDGVKQSFKNHVAITNATIYVSATQKIDKATLLFKEGKIVDVGTNITLPKNATIIDASGKTIYPSFIDLYSEFGIDKPKPTIPKGFSREYDSSREGFYWNDHIKPEYNAYENLSYDTKTAASLRNIGFGTVVSHHNDGVIAGTGLLWTLNDEDNNAKRILNTKISQHFTFSRSKLSNQSYPSSLMGSMALIRQVYHDSKWYAAGNSKTKDLSLDSFIANKNLLQIFEAGDILNKLRANKIGKEFGVNYLIKGDGDEFVKIEEIKKTRATYIIPLNFPEAYDVSDPYLAQQVSLSDMKFWNQAPFNLKIVAENDVNFVLTASDNKDAKDFLSNLRKAVLYGLPKEKALAALTEIPAKLLNQSSVIGSLNKGSLANFIIVSGDIFEEKSTIHENWVQGNRNIIDKMNIEDIRGDYDLTFNNETFELKLSGELDKLEAKVSKDSIEYGTKTTYKEPWISFVVKTKDTVNTSYYRLTGVKNKNTLEGKAILENGKETVWTATKKEITDKKEDKKEDKKNEPKVPEMIPVSFPNIAFGNSEKPKQERILFKNATVWTGEKEGNLTDTDVLIENGKIIQIGKNISNSNAKIIDATGKHLTAGIIDEHSHIAVSKGVNEGGQNSSAEVTIEDVVNSDDINIYRNLSGGVTSANLLHGSANPIGGRAAFIKLKWGYTPDEMIIKDAPKYIKFALGENVKQSNWGSGRFPQTRMGVEQVYEDYFSRALEYKKEWANFNNNKSKNKVTPRFDIEMEVLVQILDKKRFITCHSYVQSEINMLMKLAERYNFKIQTFTHILEGYKVADKMAEHGVGGSTFADWWGYKYEVKDAIPYNAALMNGQGVVVSINSDDAEMSRRLNQEAAKAVKYGNVSEETAWNFVTLNPAKLLQVDDKVGSIKVGKDADVVLWTDNPLSIYAKAEKTIIDGIIFYDLEKEAATLASIQKQRSILTNDLLEAKNKGLKTQAPKKKEIGHYHCDTVGENCKVAHSKYQ; encoded by the coding sequence ATGAGAATTTACACACTCTTGATTGTTTTTTGTATCTCATTTTTAAGTAATGCTCAAGATTACTTTCCAAAAAATGACGGTGTAAAACAATCATTTAAAAATCATGTTGCAATAACCAATGCAACGATTTATGTTTCTGCAACACAAAAAATAGACAAAGCAACACTCCTATTTAAAGAAGGAAAAATTGTAGACGTTGGTACCAACATAACACTTCCAAAAAACGCAACTATAATTGATGCTTCTGGAAAAACAATTTACCCATCCTTTATTGATCTATATAGTGAGTTTGGTATAGACAAACCAAAACCAACAATACCTAAAGGTTTCTCAAGAGAATATGACTCAAGTAGAGAGGGTTTCTACTGGAATGACCACATCAAACCAGAATACAATGCCTATGAAAACTTAAGTTATGATACAAAAACAGCTGCATCACTAAGAAACATTGGTTTTGGAACAGTAGTAAGTCATCATAATGATGGTGTTATTGCTGGAACTGGATTACTTTGGACGCTAAATGATGAGGATAATAATGCTAAACGAATTCTAAACACAAAAATATCACAACATTTCACATTTAGTAGAAGTAAATTATCTAATCAAAGTTATCCTTCTTCATTAATGGGAAGTATGGCATTAATTCGTCAGGTTTATCATGATTCTAAATGGTATGCAGCAGGAAATTCAAAAACAAAAGACTTATCTTTAGACAGTTTTATTGCTAATAAAAATTTACTCCAAATTTTCGAAGCTGGAGATATTTTAAACAAATTAAGAGCAAATAAAATTGGGAAAGAATTTGGCGTAAATTACCTAATTAAAGGAGATGGCGATGAGTTTGTGAAAATTGAAGAAATAAAAAAAACAAGGGCGACTTATATTATCCCTTTAAACTTTCCAGAAGCATATGATGTTTCAGATCCTTATTTAGCACAACAAGTTAGCCTAAGTGATATGAAGTTCTGGAATCAGGCTCCTTTCAATTTAAAAATAGTAGCAGAAAACGATGTGAATTTTGTTTTAACTGCATCAGATAATAAAGATGCTAAAGACTTTTTATCAAATTTAAGAAAAGCAGTTCTTTATGGACTTCCGAAGGAAAAAGCTTTAGCAGCACTAACGGAAATTCCTGCCAAATTATTAAACCAATCTAGCGTAATTGGCTCTCTAAACAAAGGTTCATTAGCGAACTTCATAATTGTTTCTGGTGATATTTTTGAAGAAAAAAGTACCATTCATGAAAATTGGGTTCAAGGAAATAGAAATATTATTGATAAAATGAATATTGAAGATATTCGTGGTGATTATGATTTAACTTTCAACAATGAGACATTCGAACTAAAACTTTCTGGAGAACTAGATAAGCTTGAAGCTAAAGTATCTAAAGACAGTATTGAATATGGTACAAAAACAACATATAAAGAACCATGGATTTCATTTGTTGTAAAAACAAAAGATACTGTAAACACATCCTATTATAGATTAACAGGTGTTAAAAACAAAAATACTCTAGAAGGTAAAGCTATTTTAGAGAATGGAAAAGAAACTGTTTGGACAGCAACTAAAAAAGAAATAACTGACAAGAAAGAAGATAAAAAAGAAGACAAGAAAAACGAACCAAAAGTTCCTGAAATGATTCCTGTATCGTTTCCTAATATTGCTTTCGGTAATAGCGAAAAACCAAAACAAGAACGTATTCTTTTCAAAAATGCAACAGTTTGGACAGGAGAAAAAGAAGGTAATCTTACAGACACCGATGTACTTATTGAAAATGGAAAAATCATTCAAATTGGAAAAAACATTTCAAATTCTAATGCTAAAATAATTGATGCAACAGGAAAACACCTTACTGCAGGTATTATAGATGAGCATTCTCACATTGCAGTTTCGAAAGGGGTAAATGAAGGTGGTCAAAACTCCTCTGCGGAAGTAACAATCGAAGATGTCGTAAATTCAGATGACATTAATATTTATAGAAATCTTTCAGGTGGAGTAACTTCTGCAAATCTATTGCATGGTTCCGCAAATCCAATTGGAGGACGTGCTGCATTCATCAAACTTAAATGGGGATATACACCCGATGAAATGATAATAAAAGACGCACCAAAATACATCAAATTTGCTTTAGGGGAAAACGTAAAGCAGTCTAACTGGGGAAGTGGTCGATTTCCACAAACAAGAATGGGTGTAGAACAAGTGTATGAAGATTACTTTTCTCGTGCTTTAGAATATAAAAAAGAATGGGCAAACTTCAATAACAATAAATCTAAAAACAAAGTAACACCACGTTTTGACATTGAAATGGAAGTTTTAGTACAAATATTAGACAAAAAACGCTTTATTACTTGTCATTCCTATGTACAATCTGAAATCAATATGCTAATGAAGTTAGCAGAGCGCTACAACTTCAAAATACAAACTTTTACACATATTTTAGAAGGTTACAAAGTAGCAGATAAAATGGCAGAACACGGTGTTGGTGGTTCAACATTTGCAGATTGGTGGGGTTATAAATATGAAGTAAAAGATGCAATTCCTTATAATGCAGCATTAATGAACGGGCAAGGTGTTGTTGTTTCAATTAACTCAGACGATGCGGAAATGTCTAGACGTTTAAACCAAGAAGCAGCGAAGGCTGTAAAATATGGAAATGTATCTGAAGAAACAGCTTGGAATTTTGTAACCTTAAATCCTGCTAAATTATTACAAGTAGATGACAAAGTTGGAAGTATTAAGGTTGGAAAAGATGCAGATGTAGTCCTTTGGACAGACAACCCTTTATCTATTTACGCAAAAGCAGAAAAAACAATTATTGACGGAATTATTTTCTATGATTTAGAAAAAGAAGCTGCAACTTTAGCAAGTATTCAAAAACAGCGTAGTATACTAACGAATGATTTATTAGAAGCTAAAAACAAAGGATTAAAAACACAAGCTCCTAAGAAAAAAGAAATTGGTCATTACCATTGCGATACTGTCGGAGAAAATTGTAAAGTTGCACACTCTAAGTATCAATAA